The following are from one region of the Oryctolagus cuniculus unplaced genomic scaffold, mOryCun1.1 SCAFFOLD_130, whole genome shotgun sequence genome:
- the LOC138848114 gene encoding leucine-rich repeat-containing protein 37B-like, with amino-acid sequence CFLFLELPPEPEQLAGPGPYQYFNRFPQQQRLPEAIPVLDGDQDQPPALPPRLEGNAHQSLEALVPPLDSQSSQGNKLIVSPLTPKKDLARRRRLPKVGVGTPDKAAKLQGQNQVLPADYGVYPGGFPTESQENPGEPAQPSEQAEPSQFLMEGQTQNPETQEPIQSSSAQQEEQVPPPQPVEPDELSSPQQEGPGADLQQPEEEASPLQQEAPAQNPFATEK; translated from the coding sequence tgcttcctttttctggaaCTGCCCCCAGAGCCAGAACAGCTTGCTGGTCCTGGTCCGTACCAGTATTTCAATAGGTTTCCTCAACAACAGAGGCTACCAGAGGCGATTCCCGTGCTAGACGGGGATCAGGATCAGCCTCCGGCTCTGCCTCCTCGACTGGAAGGAAATGCTCACCAGTCATTGGAAGCACTCGTTCCACCTCTAGACAGTCAGAGTTCACAAGGAAACAAGTTGATTGTTTCACCCCTGACCCCCAAGAAAGATCTAGCTCGGCGTCGACGGCTTCCTAAGGTTGGTGTTGGAACTCCAGACAAAGCGGCCAAGCTTCAGGGTCAAAATCAAGTTTTGCCGGCTGACTATGGGGTCTATCCTGGTGGTTTTCCTACAGAATCCCAGGAGAACCCAGGAGAACCTGCACAGCCCTCTGAGCAGGCTGAACCATCTCAATTCCTGATGgaaggccagactcaaaatccagagactcaggagcccatccaatcctcctctgcacagcaagaagaacaagttccgcctccacagcccgttgaaccagatgaactttcttcaccccagcaagagggcccaggtgcagacCTGCAGCAGCCCGAGGAAGAAGCATCTCCGTTGCAGCAGGAGGCCCCCGCTCAGAATCCATTTGCTACTGAGAAGTAG